ATATTGTCCATAGTCCACTGTTTATAGTTTATACTGCTGTAATACACAGACTTCACCACCAGGGGGCGCTTGTGGCTGGTTGGAGAGATACTGTGTCTTCAACATTGTTAAAACACTGAAGTTACACAAGGTTATTAAACTTTGTTAGACCACCAAACATTAACAcagaaagggggggaggggggtgcaGGTATATATGAGAGCAGCCAGAGAAAAAACCTAATATTTGAAATATATCGATGATTTCATACAGATTTTTTGGGGGGCTGAAACTCATTTTACTATTGGACTTATCTGGATTTATCTTTCAAATGTGGGTGTAAAAGAGATTAAACTGCAAATTAGCAGCTATAATCCATCATTTGCATTTCCACATTTAGgctttaacccttctgttgtcctccagtcaaggatggaagagaggaagaaggaaggaaaggagggagagaggaagaaaggaagggaggaagaaaggaaggaaggaaaggagggaggaaggaaggaaatgaggaagaagtaaggacaggaagaagaaggaagaaaaggagggagggaggaaagaagaaaggaaggaaggaaaggaagggaggaaggaaagaaggaaggaaggaaggaaggaaaggagggagagaggaaggaaggaaatgaggaagaaggaaggaaaggtgagaggaagggaaggagggagagaggaaggaaggaagggaagaagaaggaaggaaaggaggaaggaaggaaggaaggaagggaggaagaaggaaggaaaggagagaggaaggagggagggaggaaggaaggaaaggagggagggaggaaggaaagaaggaaggaaggaaggaagggaagaagaaggaaggaaggaaaggagagaggaaagaagggaggaaggaaggaacagtcaaaagagatgggctcaatttgacccaggaggacgacaggaaggagaaATCACAGCAGTGTGTATTTTGAGTGTTTAACTGACGCTGAGTTTttatgtgtttctcttttttttttagcttgaagacaaatacacacttcatttcccttccttcctctctctggctGCTCACATGCtgacaaagaaaagtaaagtaaaggaaaagtaaaaaaaaaaaaaaaaaagggaagaaaagaaaagatcacGTTACATTCTCAAGCAGCAGCTCGTAACacaaatgaagggaggaagaaacaaaaaggaggaggaggaggaggagaagaaagcagcagcacagtATAATACATCCACAGGTCACAcagaagaaggaggagtacAGTACAGAGCCCTCGGTGGAGTCAGATGGAAACACGGAGTCTGTCACAGGATTGATTTAAAGtggagacaggaacaggaagtggggTATTTAACGCCTGCCTGAGGAGAGCGACGCAGACCAAGTGATGAGTTCTTTGACGGGTGGAAAAGAAAAATTTAAACTGAcaactgaagaaaaaacaaatctagctccctttcttccttccttctgtccttcctcccccctaccttcctctctgtcttcttctctcctttcctccctccctcctaccttctttccttccttatttctttcctccgtcgttccttccttccgtccgtccttcattcctatgtccttctttccttccttcctccctcccttctactttctttcctccctccctccctcccctcctccttccatacttccttcctccttccctcctgaccttccttcctcgctcccttctctccttcctttctttctccctcttttcctcctttccttccttccttccgtccttcctccctcctttccttccctcctcctttccttcttccctcctttcctttcctttcctttcctttcatcctccctccctcatccctccctccctccctccttactcccttcctcctgtccttccttgacctgaggacaacaggagggttaagtgtcGTCATTGACTTCATAGAGACTTTTCACccgtcacttttctttttttttttttttttaaactgttgcATCAACGACAACTGaagggcaaaaacaaaaaacccctccttccttcctaatatATTTAAGAGCCGTCGCTCTCTGCAGGCGACAGACTCGTCTCGGGTTATAAATAGGTCCAGAGATCAGCTGCTGATGTGAGATTCTCCGAGGGAGGCTGGATGTAAATTACCGGCGGGGACACGGTGTATTATTTGTTGTCGACGTGTCTCACACTAAAACCTCCCAGAGCCACAAACCTCGAGGTACGGCCGGCTCAcaggagacacacagagagatagggagagagagagagagatgctgatTGGTTGTTCAGGGAGCTATGACTACGGTTGCTATGTGAGCGGGTCGACGGCTGCAGCCTTTTATATTATAAGGTGTTGAGCCGCCTACAGCGAATCTACATCTATGAGCTGAGAGTGCTGCAGTCACTAAGGGCCGAGGAAACACTGCAGATACTCAGTTAGAGATGTGGCTCCgctgcagaggagcagaggagcagggagaggggggtgaggaggaaggggggggggtgtttggtTGTTTGGGGTTACGTGAGTGTTATCAAAATGTGAAACCAGCAGGCTTTATTGCTGTGAAAGCAGGTTTTTTTAAGAGTTAGTTGGAATAGCTCTACAAGGAAGAGAGTTTAGTGTTTATTTAAGACCAAAGCTCTACGTGAATGTGATGAGAGACTACGGCAGGAAGCAgaaagagaggtgagagaggacaAAGTGAGCGCTTccacttttttcacttcttgttCTCATTAATTTAAAAGAGAGTCAGCGTAACAGTGCAGCACAAGCAGTATAGCCACTACACTTCACTACTCCACTAACAGCTACTGAAGGAGATTAAACTGATCCTGACAAACAACATCATCAGCACAGtcagaaagaaatgaaatgatctttttatatattattatattaacagGTCTGACAGGATTTAACACAAACTGTCCCACAGTGTGACACGTTCCTGGTTAGAGGAAATGAACGACAGCTGAGGGAACAAACTCAGTATCTTTCTTGACAGAAGCCAGTGATGAGTCCTGAtactttatcattttaatagaaGAGCAGTGTAAAAAACTATCAATCAGAGAGGGCCAGCAGCATCTTCCAGTATCCAtagaaatcaatattttatttatataagcaTAATATCTGATCTGTTGGTTGTGTGTTGTAGTGATGAAACTACAGAGTattatcagtgactctgcagcttAACCCATTTAGGCCTAAAACGCCTGGAAGCAATGTCTGTAAAACCTACGGCCGATTTTAAAATAACCCCCTAAAACCTGAAGTTTTTCTGGAAATTCAACAGAAGTGTCAGCGCCTACTAAATAATTGATTTCTCAGGTGTCTCTGTAGCAGATAGAAGTGAAATTCAAAAGTTATTTGAGAGCTTGTAACTGTGGCTTTCATGAGAAGTTGAGTTTATTTGTCCAAACCttcaataaagtttttaaaaaattcaacaaACTCATGGCGACACTCCCACGTGTAAATTCTGATGCATTTCTTTGGTCAGCTTATAGAGCCAGATATTCCCCTCAGGAGCTGTTAGAGATtaaaaccagagctaaaagagagtgaatattgaacGATGGATGTAAAATAAGAGGCTAGACTAGTTTAACAACTTAAAAAGGTGATGATATGTCAGTGCTGTGCTCATtatttgtttctgctgccccctagtggccaaaaaagGTACATCAGTTAAAGCAGATTTAAGGTCAATGAGTTCTTCTAATTGTAAAAGAAGATCCTCACACTGATACTTCTATTCTAACTTGTTCTGTATTTGTCTATAAGGTGCTTTCAGATCTTCACACAGTATTTTAACATCATATATCAAGACTCGTGTTTTAAGTGGCTTCTGTCCAGAAAGATTCAGACTTGTGTAAATATTTCTGTCTCCCTGTAGTAGTTGTTTTATGAAGACTCTCGGTGGTATGGTGTTGAGGGCTGTGTACTGTACTTACCCCGTTCCACTCCACGCTCATACTCACTTCCTCGCCACCGTCTGGCCCGCTCTCGTACTTCACCGTGTCAGAGGTCAAGCTCTCACGGCTTCGCTGCTTCTCGCGGGCCTCCGGCTCGCTCAGGACCTCGGCCACACGCTGCTTATGCACATTGTCCAGaccctgatacacacacacacatacgaaaacacacacacacacacacaagacagcaATAAATACCAATTCAACTAATCCAATTAAAGCAAAAGCCGAGCAcctctgccacccacagcttgtcagacacacagacacacatacggCTGACAGTAATAAGTACGATTTCAACCAATCCAATTAATAGTAAAGCTATAAACTTCCACCACCTGCTGCCCTGAACCCGAGCCCCTGCCAGTCAATCACGGcttacacagcagcagcaggttaggAAGGTAAGACGGGgaacagtttattttaatgacatcattgtataaaaaaaacacagcatgtaAATCCTGTTGGTTCCTTTGGTGCcacttttctatcttttttttttagaggagaaatttaatcctcctgttgtcctcgaaacaaggaaggaaggaaggaaggaaggaaggaaggaaggaaggaaggaaggaaggaaggaaggaagaaggaaggaagaaggaaggaagggagagaggaagggatggatggaaggaaggaaggaggaaggaaaggaaggagggtggaaggaagggagggagggagggagagagagagggagagagggaggaagaaaggaaggaagggggaaggaaggaagggagagagaaagggatggaaggattgaggaagggagggaggaaggaaggaaggaaggagggtggaaggaagggagggagggagggagagagggaggaaggaaggaagaaaggaaggaaggaggggggaagggagggaggaaaggaaaggaaaggaaaggaaggaaggaaggacagaaggaaagaaggaagggtaaCATTTAAAAGGCAAATCTACTTTCTGGGAGGGCATGAGCATGTTTCAAATACAATAAACTACTGATATCAGACTTCTTTTCCTCATACGTCAGTGCAGATATTATAAAAGCTACTTCTATTTCAACATAATTCTCAATTCACATTTCCTATTTATCTTTAACATGAGAATTATGGCAAAACTCTGTGTGCAATGTGTGGCATTAAAACCTGTTAATATGCTTTCTTTCATACTCTCAGCAGCAGTAAATCAACTTGTCACATACAGATGTGCAATTAGATTAATTATGAGAGTGTTATTAGTCTCTACAGCTGTGACTTAAGTGGCACCACAGGATTTACAGCATCATGTGAGTCATACTGTTTCTAAGATGCTTGATATTAAATCTTTAGAAGGATTCCTAATTGAAGATAAAAGCTGCTGCAGAGGCTTCAACGCtgcctcctcacctcctctccccACAGGAGACCCCATTAAGTCTCATCAGTAACACACTATCAAAAGGAGCTTATAAAGCCGCTCTCCAGGCCTCCGCAGCATCTTCAGTTTAGCATCTCATCCCTAATTTTACCCCAGACTGCAGATTTATGTGTTTTGATCTGCAGTGAAGCGCTAAGCTGAGTCATTTCATCGGAGGTGTGGAAGCAGGTGACAGTCATGAGTGTTGTTGTGGTGTTAATCACATCATCCAGAGAGACCACACCTGCTTTCTGGAACGCATGGCAGCTTCCTCCAGAGTCTCGGCCGCCTCGAACTTGCCCTGCCGCCTGTAGAGGGCGCCCAGGTTCTTCAGGGTGGTGGTCACTGTGGGGctgtgaggagagaaaaggagggtcAACGTCTCATCTCAGAGAATCAGGTCAGATAACTGGCCTGATTTggtctttaaccctttacatactgttcatagtcTGAGTCATAGTCTGAGTCATAGTTAGTCTCTGCACACATTCTTAAACTCCccaatcagtcattaatacatgtttgattaatcatcacaatcactattttatggtctattttatagatttataatgagatttttgaattttgtacTAAATACAGGTCAAACttgcacatttgcataaataaaaatgtgtatcagctgcacaaaaaaaaaaaaagatgcattttatttcatttttcaatactgtgggtcacattaggaaaagtccaactaaaataaatgtgtatatggtgtttttatagttcttaaatgtaaaaaaaagggtttaaatttgactttggacagtatgtaagggttaaaagagaAACAAGATGATACAGTAGTGATGTGTTCTTCTGATCTCATTCAGCCCATTTTTTCCATATTGAGTTGTAAAACATTCTTAATAACCAGCTTaatcttcttctcttttatgaGTGAAGATCAGAGCAGCGAGGTAGCTATGGTTCAAACACATGGAGTCTTCAACATGTCAGACACAAAGGATTGTAAACTTTAAACCACTGTAAAGTAAATAAGTTCATAACAGAAACATCAATAATCAGAGTTTACAGCCGTGCTAGAagctctgtgagtgtgtgtgaggctgtgtgTAGAGTGGTGTACTGTGGTGCATTGACCTAAATACTAACGACAgcaagctaacatgctaacatgctaacatgctgaagGCCAGCAGGTACAATggttagatcaggggtgtcaaacatgcggcccgtgggccagatccggccgcCGAGTGgtctaatccggcccactttccttattcctcccttccttgcaaattcccttccttcctttatgtcttctttttcttccttccttctttccttatatctgtccttccttccttctttcaagtcctctttctttcttccttccttccttctttccttccttcctgtcttctttttcttccttcttttccttctttccttccttcctttctttctttcctgccttccttcctcccaccctttcttccttccttccttccttccttccttccatctgtccttccttcctcccaccctttcttccttccttccttccttccatctgtccttccttcctcccaccctttcttccttccttccatctgtccttccttccctccttccttccatctttttaatgatccggcccacatgagatcaaattgtactgtatgtggcccttgtatgaaaatgagtttgactcctctggtctaGACCAAAGTGCTGAGCGACATACTGACActgaaatccttttttttgcaaataactgtctaaaaaatatagttttataCAACTTTGCTGGTAAACTCAGACAGGAAATagtctgctctctctgtgtgtgtgtggcctatttgaacacattttgactctgtgtgttgttttgtgttttaaagtcaGGAGCctgaacaaacacactcacctgTCGACTTTGCAGGCTTTGTACCAGCCTCCGTATTCTCCAAACGGTGATCCGTCCTTCTGCTTCCCCTACGACGAGACAAAACTCCTTTTTATCAgtgtgaaaaatataaaaataaacttctACATGGAATCCAGAAACCTTCATATGTATTTATAACTCGAGTCTGGACAAGAAGCGTCAGTATAGTACATgcacgaagaaaaaaaaaaagtgaaaagataAATGAACCCGTTTAATAAACCAGAGGCTTTTTAATCCCATCAAAGACAACATGAGGGGCTTTTAGATTGTGGGATTATAGTCGGG
This DNA window, taken from Scomber japonicus isolate fScoJap1 unplaced genomic scaffold, fScoJap1.pri scaffold_723, whole genome shotgun sequence, encodes the following:
- the LOC128354853 gene encoding kinesin light chain 1-like; the encoded protein is GKQKDGSPFGEYGGWYKACKVDSPTVTTTLKNLGALYRRQGKFEAAETLEEAAMRSRKQGLDNVHKQRVAEVLSEPEAREKQRSRESLTSDTVKYESGPDGGEEVSMSVEWNGVSTVHSPQHHTTE